One genomic window of Undibacterium cyanobacteriorum includes the following:
- a CDS encoding class I SAM-dependent methyltransferase has product MFSLFKSKSDTPSNSATTIKLNLGCGFNKLPGFVNVDKFDACAPDVVVDLEVLPWPFADNSVSEVLLSHVLEHLGASVDVFQGIIQELYRVCCHDAVIKIYVPHPRSDNFINDPTHVRIITPSLLGLLDMENCELWEREGASNTALAKYWKVNFKLVDTKIVPEPKYLAALESGRLSQAEFLEMAETRNNIVTEYQMTLRVVK; this is encoded by the coding sequence ATGTTCTCGCTGTTCAAATCAAAATCCGATACGCCATCAAACTCGGCCACAACCATCAAACTCAACTTGGGTTGCGGCTTCAACAAACTGCCAGGTTTCGTCAATGTCGATAAATTTGACGCCTGCGCACCAGACGTGGTTGTGGACTTGGAAGTTCTTCCCTGGCCATTTGCGGATAACTCCGTGTCTGAAGTTTTATTGAGCCACGTACTCGAACATCTTGGTGCTTCGGTTGACGTGTTTCAAGGCATCATCCAAGAGCTGTATCGCGTGTGCTGCCATGATGCCGTGATTAAGATTTATGTGCCGCATCCAAGAAGCGATAATTTCATTAACGATCCTACTCACGTACGCATTATTACTCCCAGCCTATTAGGATTATTGGACATGGAAAACTGCGAGCTATGGGAACGTGAAGGCGCCTCGAATACGGCCCTTGCGAAATACTGGAAGGTAAATTTCAAACTGGTCGACACCAAGATTGTGCCAGAGCCCAAATACTTAGCTGCACTTGAAAGTGGACGTCTCAGTCAAGCCGAATTTCTCGAAATGGCCGAAACCCGCAACAATATCGTGACGGAATATCAGATGACTTTGCGGGTGGTGAAATAA
- the recA gene encoding recombinase RecA, with translation MDDRKSDNADKSKALAAALAQIEKQFGKGSVMRMADGTAAEEVQVVSTGSLGLDIALGVGGLPRGRIVEIYGPESSGKTTLTLQAIAEMQKLGGTCAFIDAEHALDVGYAQKLGVNLSDLLISQPDTGEQALEITDALVRSGGVDLVVIDSVAALTPKAEIEGDMGDSLPGLQARLMSQALRKLTGSINRTNTLVIFINQIRMKIGVMFGSPETTTGGNALKFYASVRLDIRRTGSIKSGDEVIGNETKVKVVKNKVAPPFKEAHFDILYGAGTSREGEILDLGADCKIVEKSGSWYSYNGEKIGQGKDNARNFLIEHPELAFEIENKVREQLGVPLLPSFADE, from the coding sequence ATGGACGATAGAAAATCAGATAACGCAGATAAATCAAAAGCACTTGCGGCTGCATTAGCGCAAATCGAGAAGCAGTTTGGTAAAGGCTCCGTCATGCGTATGGCTGATGGTACCGCTGCGGAAGAAGTTCAAGTTGTCTCAACTGGTTCTTTGGGCTTGGATATCGCACTCGGCGTCGGTGGTTTGCCACGTGGCCGTATCGTTGAAATCTACGGGCCAGAATCTTCAGGTAAAACGACACTGACTTTGCAAGCGATTGCTGAGATGCAAAAGTTGGGCGGTACTTGCGCATTTATCGATGCGGAACACGCTTTGGACGTGGGCTATGCGCAGAAGTTGGGCGTTAATTTGAGTGATCTGCTGATTTCGCAACCAGACACTGGCGAACAGGCTTTGGAAATTACCGATGCCTTGGTACGTTCCGGCGGCGTTGATTTGGTGGTGATTGACTCGGTTGCTGCCTTGACACCAAAAGCAGAGATCGAAGGCGATATGGGCGACTCTTTGCCAGGCTTGCAAGCACGTTTGATGTCGCAAGCTTTGCGTAAATTGACAGGCAGTATCAATCGCACCAATACTTTGGTGATCTTCATTAACCAAATTCGTATGAAGATCGGTGTCATGTTCGGTAGTCCAGAAACGACCACAGGTGGTAATGCCTTGAAGTTCTACGCTTCTGTACGTTTGGATATTCGCCGTACTGGTTCGATCAAATCTGGTGATGAAGTGATCGGTAATGAAACCAAGGTCAAAGTCGTTAAGAACAAAGTGGCGCCACCGTTTAAGGAAGCCCATTTCGATATTTTGTACGGTGCAGGTACATCGCGCGAAGGTGAGATTTTGGATCTCGGCGCTGATTGCAAGATCGTTGAGAAGTCTGGCTCATGGTATAGCTATAACGGCGAAAAGATTGGTCAAGGTAAAGACAATGCTCGTAACTTCTTGATCGAGCATCCAGAATTAGCGTTCGAAATTGAGAATAAAGTTCGTGAGCAATTGGGTGTGCCGCTCTTGCCATCATTTGCTGACGAATAA
- the recX gene encoding recombination regulator RecX, which yields MFKKPPLSLKGRALRYLSMREHSRVELARKLTPYVQEGDDLEEVLNFLERAKYLSNQRFSESLANRRQSRFGNQRIMAELHAHDLSTDDIAEVKERLQETEIERATEVLHKKFPTAPQDHEAKAKQMKFLMQRGFSSRAVQQAMRAERDVDFSDE from the coding sequence ATGTTCAAGAAACCACCTTTGAGTTTAAAAGGCCGAGCCTTACGTTATTTATCGATGCGGGAACATAGTCGCGTCGAGTTGGCCCGTAAACTAACGCCGTATGTGCAAGAGGGTGATGATTTGGAGGAAGTGCTTAATTTCCTTGAGCGCGCAAAGTATCTGTCGAATCAACGATTTTCTGAGTCACTCGCGAACCGCCGACAAAGCCGATTTGGCAATCAGCGCATCATGGCGGAATTACATGCCCATGATTTGAGCACAGACGACATAGCCGAAGTAAAAGAAAGGCTACAAGAGACTGAAATTGAGCGTGCGACCGAAGTCTTGCATAAGAAATTCCCGACCGCACCGCAAGATCATGAAGCGAAGGCTAAACAAATGAAGTTTCTGATGCAGCGCGGTTTTTCTAGTCGCGCCGTACAGCAGGCGATGCGGGCCGAGCGCGATGTGGATTTTAGTGATGAGTAA
- a CDS encoding glycoside hydrolase family 127 protein — protein MTDTTKHNWRRRHLLKASAGASVLGSPLFSFSAAAQTDVLIKGTGVDVASELQVARPIPLEQVRLLPSIYMDALKANLAYLLRLDADRMLHNYHRFAGLPTKAKAYGGWEADTIAGEALGHYLSALSLMYAQTGETSMLARVDYIIDELERVQNAHGDGYLGGFMRKRANGDIVDGKEIFAEIMAGDIRSAGFDLNGCWVPLYNWHKVFAGLLDAQRYCKNQKALQLGLGLANYVAKVFAALDEQQLQLVLNCEHGGINESFAELFVRTGDRRWLALAERIYHHKVLDPLAEGKDELATLHANTQIPKLIGLARLAEITGKSHYRKASTQFWHSVTEHHSYVIGGHGDREYFDAADSQAQHISEQTCEACGTYNMLKLTRHLFSWAPHSQYFEFYERAHLNHILAHQNPKTGMFTYMTPLMSGMPREFSTEDDSFWCCVLSGLESHAKHGDSIYWSREATLFVNLYIPSRLDWQAQGLQLEMTGAYPYDEFVTLRITQIDRQNKRQNQTPSHAETHLQAQVQSTKDSNAKLTLALRIPTWANGFSAEVHATQHNHAAQTSKRSNAATKKYSHRDSDGYCRIERRWQVGDTIRLHLPMQLRFENAAGRPAQASDSPVALLRGPTVMAADLGPADKAYTAPAPALVGDSLLGKFIRLKGRTLRYQSIGIVRPKDQQFLPFFQMHERRAAVYFPRFSNAQWKVAEQEYAREQKEKQDLIARSVDIMHLGEMQAERDHQLTADISYPVSYRGRNGRDARTGGFFEFTIKVKPGQLHLIAAYWGEERRRRFRILIDQTEIQYVELKGEFPGQFIEQTYVIPESVTNGKTSVRVRFQPEQGYTAGPVFGCRLVLAK, from the coding sequence ATGACGGATACAACAAAACACAACTGGCGTCGGCGCCATCTACTCAAAGCAAGTGCAGGGGCGTCTGTCTTGGGGTCTCCGTTATTCAGCTTCAGCGCCGCTGCACAAACCGATGTGCTCATAAAAGGGACAGGCGTTGATGTCGCGAGTGAGCTACAAGTTGCCCGCCCAATTCCATTGGAACAGGTGCGCTTGCTTCCGTCCATTTATATGGATGCCCTCAAAGCCAATCTCGCCTACCTGCTTCGGCTTGATGCCGATCGCATGCTCCACAATTATCATCGCTTTGCCGGCCTCCCAACCAAAGCGAAAGCCTATGGAGGATGGGAAGCCGACACCATCGCGGGCGAAGCCTTGGGACACTACCTTAGCGCACTTTCTTTAATGTATGCACAGACCGGTGAAACAAGCATGTTAGCTCGTGTCGATTACATCATCGATGAGTTGGAACGTGTTCAAAACGCCCATGGAGATGGCTACCTTGGTGGCTTCATGCGCAAACGTGCTAACGGCGACATAGTCGATGGTAAGGAAATTTTTGCAGAGATTATGGCAGGCGATATTCGGTCTGCGGGATTTGATCTCAACGGTTGCTGGGTGCCGCTCTACAACTGGCATAAAGTGTTTGCGGGTTTGCTCGACGCACAGCGCTATTGCAAGAATCAAAAAGCCTTACAACTTGGGCTCGGCTTGGCGAACTATGTCGCCAAAGTGTTCGCAGCACTGGATGAGCAACAATTGCAACTCGTGCTTAACTGCGAACACGGCGGCATCAACGAAAGCTTCGCTGAATTATTTGTCCGCACTGGTGACCGCAGATGGTTGGCGCTCGCCGAAAGAATTTACCATCACAAGGTACTCGATCCGCTCGCTGAAGGCAAAGACGAGCTCGCCACCTTGCATGCCAACACCCAAATTCCCAAGCTAATTGGCTTGGCACGACTTGCCGAGATCACCGGCAAATCACACTACCGCAAAGCGAGCACGCAGTTTTGGCACAGCGTGACCGAGCATCATAGTTATGTGATTGGCGGCCATGGCGATCGAGAATATTTTGATGCCGCCGATAGTCAAGCCCAACATATCTCCGAACAGACTTGTGAAGCGTGCGGCACTTATAACATGCTCAAACTGACGCGGCACTTATTTAGCTGGGCGCCGCACAGCCAATATTTTGAGTTCTACGAACGTGCTCACCTCAATCATATCTTGGCGCATCAAAATCCGAAGACCGGCATGTTCACCTACATGACGCCACTGATGTCCGGTATGCCGCGCGAATTTTCGACCGAAGACGATAGTTTTTGGTGCTGCGTACTTTCGGGTCTAGAGAGCCACGCCAAACATGGTGATAGTATTTATTGGTCACGCGAGGCGACCTTGTTCGTCAATTTGTACATCCCCTCGCGTCTTGACTGGCAAGCGCAAGGACTGCAGCTAGAAATGACCGGTGCTTATCCCTACGATGAATTCGTCACTCTACGAATCACCCAAATCGATAGGCAAAACAAAAGGCAAAATCAAACTCCATCCCACGCGGAAACTCATCTCCAGGCGCAAGTTCAGTCTACGAAAGATTCGAACGCAAAGCTGACCCTCGCCTTACGTATCCCAACTTGGGCGAATGGTTTTAGTGCAGAAGTTCACGCCACTCAACACAATCACGCAGCGCAAACATCAAAGCGGTCGAATGCAGCAACAAAAAAATATTCGCACAGAGATAGCGATGGCTACTGCCGTATAGAACGCCGATGGCAAGTCGGCGACACGATTCGTCTGCATTTGCCCATGCAACTACGTTTTGAAAACGCCGCTGGCCGACCAGCGCAAGCTAGCGATAGTCCAGTCGCTCTCTTGCGTGGACCAACTGTCATGGCTGCCGACCTCGGCCCAGCGGACAAAGCCTATACTGCACCGGCTCCAGCTTTAGTGGGTGATTCGCTGCTCGGGAAATTCATACGTCTCAAAGGACGGACTTTACGTTATCAATCCATCGGTATCGTTCGTCCGAAAGACCAACAATTTCTACCCTTTTTCCAAATGCATGAAAGACGTGCGGCAGTCTATTTCCCACGCTTTAGCAACGCGCAATGGAAGGTCGCCGAACAAGAATATGCGCGCGAACAAAAAGAGAAACAGGACTTAATTGCACGCTCAGTTGACATCATGCATTTGGGTGAAATGCAGGCCGAGCGCGATCATCAATTGACTGCAGATATTTCTTATCCAGTGTCCTATCGAGGACGCAACGGGCGCGATGCACGAACCGGTGGATTCTTTGAATTCACGATAAAGGTCAAACCTGGACAACTTCATCTGATCGCCGCGTATTGGGGCGAAGAACGTAGACGACGCTTCCGCATCCTGATCGACCAAACTGAGATTCAATACGTCGAACTCAAAGGAGAGTTTCCCGGACAATTCATTGAACAAACCTACGTGATCCCAGAATCTGTGACGAATGGAAAAACATCGGTCCGAGTGCGCTTCCAACCAGAACAGGGTTACACCGCTGGGCCTGTTTTCGGCTGCCGGCTTGTACTGGCGAAGTAG
- a CDS encoding DUF885 domain-containing protein — MRQNMRTRPIVTAFATIGFAVSLSLSISAMANTAMAAETASSPDNKAKSASASKVQVQAQVQAQAKNKATRDFEAIYTKEWEWRQHQMADDEDSPQDKLLPKLPVVRKAMQDKREAVWRKVLSDLDGVKVADLSEEDKVNFAVYRNQIESLYLGQKFKLYERPFNGDTSFWGNLADAARRDLRSEKDYENYLGQIADIPRYFGEHIDNMRAGLKRNFSMPKISLTGRDASVVSVLDAKTVEDNVYFTPLKKMPSSISAEKQAALKQEAKKIIEQKVLPSYANLLKFLREEYFPHAQSSTAAYDLPDGRAFYQSQIKIYTTLDLTPEEIHQIGLDEVASIRREMHEVMAELKFQGGLPEFLKYLRTSPEFYAKTPQDLLNRAAWISKMFDAKASKYFGLLPRQRFAIIPVPDDIAPFYTSGRGGPGVYLVNTYDLPSRALYSLPALTLHESAPGHAMQMSLANENKNLPVFRQNSYISAYGEGWALYAERLGVEMGMYTTPYERFGMLSYQMWRACRLVVDTGIHAKRWSREQAQQYFLDNTALSAHEIETEVDRYITWPGQADSYYLGSMAIWKNRKRAEAALGSAFDLRAFHDAILALGSVPLSVLDARIDQFIADGKAKSANKEKPSK; from the coding sequence ATGAGACAGAACATGCGCACGCGGCCCATCGTGACGGCATTCGCGACCATCGGATTTGCAGTGAGCCTGAGCTTGAGCATCAGCGCCATGGCAAACACGGCGATGGCGGCAGAAACCGCGAGCTCGCCGGATAACAAAGCAAAGTCTGCTTCAGCCTCTAAAGTACAAGTTCAGGCTCAGGTACAAGCACAAGCAAAGAATAAAGCGACACGTGATTTTGAGGCGATCTACACCAAAGAATGGGAGTGGCGCCAACATCAAATGGCAGACGATGAAGACAGTCCTCAAGACAAGCTCCTGCCGAAGTTGCCGGTCGTGCGAAAAGCCATGCAAGACAAGCGGGAGGCGGTTTGGCGCAAAGTCCTGAGTGATTTGGATGGCGTCAAAGTCGCCGATTTGTCAGAGGAAGATAAAGTTAATTTCGCGGTGTATCGTAATCAGATTGAGTCATTGTATCTAGGCCAAAAATTCAAACTGTACGAGCGCCCCTTCAATGGTGATACATCGTTTTGGGGCAATCTGGCTGATGCCGCGCGGCGCGATTTGCGCAGCGAAAAAGACTATGAAAACTATCTCGGTCAGATCGCTGATATCCCACGCTATTTTGGCGAGCATATCGACAATATGCGGGCTGGTTTGAAACGAAACTTCTCTATGCCTAAGATCAGTTTGACCGGACGCGATGCATCAGTCGTTTCAGTGTTGGATGCAAAGACCGTGGAAGATAATGTGTACTTCACCCCGTTGAAGAAAATGCCGTCGTCCATTTCGGCTGAAAAACAAGCAGCCTTGAAGCAAGAAGCCAAGAAGATCATTGAACAAAAGGTTTTGCCTTCGTACGCAAATCTTTTGAAATTCCTGCGTGAAGAATATTTCCCTCATGCGCAAAGCTCAACAGCTGCATATGATTTGCCCGATGGCCGCGCTTTTTATCAATCACAAATTAAGATTTACACGACCTTGGATTTAACACCCGAGGAGATTCACCAAATCGGCCTCGATGAAGTGGCGAGTATTCGTCGCGAGATGCATGAGGTGATGGCTGAGCTAAAGTTCCAAGGCGGCTTACCCGAATTCCTCAAATACTTGCGGACTTCACCTGAGTTCTATGCCAAGACACCCCAAGATTTATTGAATCGCGCGGCGTGGATTTCCAAAATGTTTGATGCGAAAGCCAGCAAATATTTTGGGCTCTTGCCGCGCCAACGTTTTGCCATCATTCCGGTGCCCGATGATATCGCGCCGTTTTACACCAGTGGCCGTGGTGGTCCTGGCGTGTATTTGGTGAATACTTATGATTTGCCTTCGCGCGCTTTGTATTCTTTGCCTGCCTTGACCCTGCATGAGTCTGCACCGGGTCATGCGATGCAAATGTCGTTGGCGAATGAGAATAAGAACTTGCCCGTGTTCCGCCAAAATTCTTATATCTCGGCTTACGGTGAAGGCTGGGCCTTGTATGCAGAACGACTTGGTGTCGAGATGGGCATGTACACCACGCCTTACGAGCGCTTCGGCATGTTGAGTTACCAAATGTGGCGTGCTTGCCGCCTCGTGGTTGACACCGGTATTCATGCGAAACGTTGGAGCCGTGAACAAGCGCAGCAATACTTCCTCGATAACACCGCCTTGTCGGCACATGAAATCGAAACGGAAGTCGATCGTTATATCACTTGGCCGGGGCAGGCGGATTCGTACTATTTAGGTTCGATGGCGATTTGGAAAAACCGTAAGCGTGCGGAAGCTGCTTTGGGAAGTGCCTTTGATCTGCGTGCTTTTCACGATGCGATCTTGGCCTTAGGCTCGGTACCCTTGTCGGTGTTGGACGCGCGCATTGATCAATTTATCGCTGACGGCAAAGCGAAAAGCGCGAACAAAGAAAAACCGAGTAAATAG
- the sucC gene encoding ADP-forming succinate--CoA ligase subunit beta, whose amino-acid sequence MKIHEYQGKEILRKFGVTVPRGIPCLSVDEAVKAAETLGGPVWVVKAQIHAGGRGKGGGVKVAKTMEQVREYADAILGMQLVTHQTGPEGQKVRRLLIEEGADIKKELYVSMVTDRISQRVVLMASSEGGMDIEEVAEKHPELIHSIAIDPTAGLQDAEADDIARKIGVPDASVADARAQLQGLYKAFMETDASLAEINPLILTGSGKVIALDAKFNFDANSLFRQPEIVAYRDLDEEDPAEIEASKFDLAYISLDGNIGCLVNGAGLAMATMDTIKLFGGEPANFLDVGGGATAEKVTEAFKIMLKNPGLKAILVNIFGGIMRCDVIAEGVITASKAVSLQVPLVVRMKGTNEDIGKKMLADSGLPIISADTMEEAAQKVVAAAANA is encoded by the coding sequence ATGAAAATCCATGAGTATCAGGGTAAAGAAATCCTCCGCAAATTTGGAGTGACCGTACCACGCGGTATCCCATGTTTATCGGTTGATGAAGCAGTCAAAGCTGCTGAAACATTGGGCGGTCCAGTATGGGTCGTTAAAGCACAAATTCACGCTGGTGGCCGTGGTAAAGGTGGTGGCGTGAAAGTCGCTAAAACCATGGAACAAGTACGCGAATACGCAGACGCCATCTTGGGCATGCAGTTGGTGACTCACCAAACTGGCCCAGAAGGTCAAAAAGTACGTCGCTTGTTGATCGAAGAAGGCGCGGACATCAAGAAAGAACTGTACGTGAGTATGGTGACTGACCGTATCAGTCAACGTGTAGTATTGATGGCATCCTCCGAAGGCGGTATGGACATCGAAGAAGTCGCTGAAAAACACCCAGAATTGATTCACTCTATCGCGATCGATCCAACTGCTGGTTTGCAAGACGCTGAAGCTGACGACATCGCTCGTAAGATTGGTGTGCCAGATGCATCCGTTGCTGATGCACGCGCGCAATTGCAAGGTTTGTACAAAGCCTTCATGGAAACAGACGCATCCTTGGCTGAAATCAATCCTTTGATTTTGACAGGCTCAGGCAAAGTGATTGCGCTCGACGCGAAATTCAACTTCGACGCGAACTCTTTGTTCCGTCAACCAGAAATCGTTGCTTACCGCGATTTGGACGAAGAAGATCCAGCGGAAATCGAAGCATCGAAATTCGACTTGGCTTACATCTCCCTCGACGGCAACATCGGTTGCTTGGTCAATGGTGCAGGTTTGGCGATGGCGACCATGGACACGATTAAATTGTTCGGCGGTGAGCCAGCGAACTTCCTCGACGTAGGTGGTGGCGCAACTGCAGAAAAAGTAACAGAAGCCTTCAAGATCATGTTGAAAAACCCAGGCTTGAAAGCGATCTTGGTCAACATCTTCGGCGGCATTATGCGTTGCGACGTGATTGCTGAAGGCGTGATCACGGCGTCAAAAGCAGTGTCATTACAAGTGCCATTGGTAGTACGTATGAAAGGTACTAACGAAGATATCGGTAAGAAAATGTTGGCTGACTCTGGTTTGCCTATCATCTCCGCTGACACGATGGAAGAAGCAGCGCAAAAAGTTGTTGCAGCTGCTGCCAACGCTTAA
- the sucD gene encoding succinate--CoA ligase subunit alpha encodes MSILINKDTKVITQGITGKTGQFHTRMCRDYANGKNCFVAGVNPKKAGEDFEGIPIYANVSEAKAATGATVSVIYVPPAGAAAAIWEAVEAELDLAICITEGIPVRDMMMLKDRMAKAGSKTKLLGPNCPGLITPDEIKIGIMPGHIHRKGRIGVVSRSGTLTYEAVGQLTALGLGQSSAVGIGGDPINGLKHIDVMKMFNDDPDTDAVIMIGEIGGPDEANASYWVRDNMKKPVVGFIAGVTAPPGKRMGHAGALISGGADTAQAKLDIMEECGIKATKNPSEMARLLKAML; translated from the coding sequence ATGTCTATCCTGATTAATAAAGACACTAAAGTCATTACACAAGGTATCACTGGTAAAACAGGCCAGTTCCATACACGTATGTGCCGCGATTACGCGAACGGCAAAAACTGCTTCGTTGCGGGCGTGAATCCTAAGAAAGCTGGCGAAGATTTCGAAGGCATTCCAATTTACGCGAATGTCTCTGAAGCGAAAGCTGCGACAGGCGCAACAGTTTCCGTCATCTACGTTCCACCAGCAGGCGCAGCCGCTGCGATCTGGGAAGCCGTTGAAGCGGAACTCGATTTGGCGATCTGTATCACTGAAGGTATTCCAGTTCGCGACATGATGATGTTGAAAGACCGCATGGCTAAAGCGGGCAGCAAAACAAAATTGCTCGGCCCTAACTGCCCAGGTTTGATCACACCAGACGAAATCAAGATCGGCATTATGCCAGGTCACATTCACCGTAAAGGTCGTATCGGCGTGGTTTCCCGCTCTGGTACATTGACATACGAAGCGGTTGGCCAGTTGACAGCACTCGGCTTGGGTCAATCTTCTGCGGTTGGTATCGGTGGTGATCCAATCAACGGCTTGAAACACATCGACGTCATGAAGATGTTCAACGATGATCCAGATACAGACGCTGTGATCATGATCGGTGAAATCGGTGGTCCAGATGAAGCGAATGCTTCTTACTGGGTACGCGACAACATGAAGAAACCAGTGGTAGGTTTCATCGCTGGTGTGACAGCTCCTCCAGGCAAACGTATGGGCCACGCAGGTGCTTTGATTTCTGGTGGTGCTGATACTGCGCAAGCAAAATTGGACATCATGGAAGAATGCGGTATCAAAGCAACCAAGAACCCATCTGAAATGGCGCGCTTGTTGAAAGCGATGCTGTAA
- a CDS encoding TerC family protein yields MEFLTDISWVSIGQIILIDILLGGDNAIVIAMACRQLPPELRRKGLIWGTVGAIAARIILLAVASLVLHWTWVKILGGALLYWIAFKMLIEDDDSQDITAHDKLMHAIRTIMIADIVMSLDNVLAVASAAHVSGASNPLFVMIVGVMVSIPFILFGSSVFLRLLDRFPVILLFGAGMLAYIAVGMALSASSMVAMMQHEFLHLQIIIPVINVKLSVAGLLGALSLIVVNAMWNHLQARKRSS; encoded by the coding sequence ATGGAATTCTTGACGGACATTAGTTGGGTCAGCATTGGTCAAATTATCTTGATCGATATCCTGCTGGGTGGAGATAACGCGATTGTGATCGCCATGGCCTGCCGTCAGTTGCCTCCGGAATTGCGTCGTAAGGGTTTGATCTGGGGAACCGTTGGGGCGATCGCTGCGCGCATTATTTTGTTGGCAGTCGCGAGCCTTGTTTTGCATTGGACATGGGTCAAAATTTTGGGCGGAGCTTTGTTGTATTGGATCGCTTTCAAAATGTTGATCGAAGACGACGACAGTCAAGATATCACTGCACATGATAAGTTAATGCATGCGATTCGCACCATCATGATCGCTGACATTGTGATGAGCCTCGATAATGTGTTGGCGGTGGCGAGTGCGGCTCATGTTAGTGGTGCTAGTAATCCATTATTTGTCATGATTGTTGGGGTTATGGTCAGCATTCCATTTATCCTATTTGGAAGTAGTGTTTTCTTGCGTCTCTTGGACCGCTTTCCCGTCATTTTATTGTTTGGGGCAGGCATGCTGGCCTATATCGCAGTGGGCATGGCATTGAGCGCATCTAGTATGGTTGCAATGATGCAACACGAATTTTTGCACTTGCAGATCATAATACCGGTGATTAATGTTAAGCTCAGTGTTGCGGGATTACTCGGTGCACTCAGCTTGATCGTTGTGAATGCGATGTGGAATCATCTGCAAGCACGCAAGCGTTCCAGCTAA
- a CDS encoding Stp1/IreP family PP2C-type Ser/Thr phosphatase yields the protein MPSQTKFDFASHTDKGLVRSHNEDAIAICPNEGLLILADGMGGYNAGEVASQMSVEIVAQRIKELRSSTWFPNMPWQSSAPTRWIKDAVTEANTKVIDQANQNPENFGMGTTIVVALCYLDRLVIGHVGDSRAYRFRGGALELITHDHSVLQSQIDAGLISPSEAQFSPIKNLITRAVGSSDEIDVEVHEHDMQPDDLYMLCSDGLTDMLDHAQIQLILRELANDLDTCCKTLVYLANRQGGLDNISVVLFRVKELHERRFMEYIFAS from the coding sequence ATGCCATCTCAAACCAAATTCGATTTTGCTAGTCATACAGATAAAGGGCTCGTACGCAGTCACAATGAAGACGCGATTGCCATTTGTCCGAATGAAGGTTTGCTGATATTGGCTGATGGAATGGGTGGCTACAATGCGGGCGAAGTGGCTAGCCAAATGAGTGTTGAAATTGTGGCTCAGCGGATCAAAGAGCTGCGTAGCTCGACCTGGTTTCCCAATATGCCTTGGCAAAGTTCCGCGCCGACTCGGTGGATTAAAGATGCGGTGACGGAAGCGAACACTAAGGTGATCGACCAAGCCAATCAGAACCCTGAGAACTTTGGCATGGGTACCACAATCGTCGTGGCCCTCTGTTACCTCGATCGATTGGTCATCGGGCATGTAGGCGATTCACGCGCTTATCGTTTTCGTGGTGGTGCGCTTGAATTGATTACTCATGATCACTCCGTCTTGCAATCTCAAATCGATGCAGGCCTGATTTCTCCGAGCGAGGCACAATTTTCTCCGATCAAGAATCTGATCACGCGAGCAGTTGGTTCTAGCGATGAAATCGATGTCGAGGTGCATGAACATGATATGCAGCCAGACGATCTATATATGCTGTGCTCAGATGGGCTGACCGACATGTTAGATCATGCGCAGATTCAATTGATTCTGCGTGAACTCGCGAATGATCTCGATACCTGTTGTAAGACCTTGGTGTACTTAGCGAATCGGCAGGGTGGTTTGGATAATATTTCTGTTGTGCTATTTCGTGTGAAAGAATTGCATGAAAGACGCTTTATGGAGTATATTTTTGCTAGTTAA
- a CDS encoding FHA domain-containing protein, which produces MTKLVVNFNGQVQREVRIDKARLHIGRRPSNDIVLDHLAVSGRHAAIDTTSEGSFILDLGSTNGTSVNGQPIKKHLLQDGDIIELGKYRLQFKLEVDNYVPSQDDLSKVGKIKVLTGSNAGKEMTLSKPTVTLGSPGILVVSIKRDENNRFFLNFVEGKAFPKVNSESLDARPRLLQSGDVIDLSGTKMEFVLAAN; this is translated from the coding sequence ATGACGAAACTAGTCGTAAATTTTAATGGTCAAGTCCAGCGTGAAGTGCGGATTGATAAGGCACGCCTACACATTGGTCGTCGTCCTAGCAACGATATTGTGCTCGATCATCTCGCGGTGAGCGGTCGCCATGCCGCGATTGATACCACCAGCGAAGGCTCATTTATTTTAGATCTCGGAAGTACTAACGGTACTTCGGTCAACGGCCAACCTATCAAGAAACACTTGCTGCAAGATGGCGATATTATTGAGTTGGGTAAGTATCGTTTGCAATTCAAGTTGGAAGTCGATAATTACGTGCCAAGCCAAGATGATTTATCCAAAGTTGGCAAGATCAAGGTTCTCACCGGTAGCAACGCAGGGAAAGAAATGACCTTGAGCAAGCCAACCGTGACACTCGGTAGCCCTGGAATCTTGGTCGTATCGATCAAACGTGACGAAAATAATCGTTTCTTTTTGAATTTCGTGGAAGGGAAAGCTTTCCCGAAAGTGAATAGTGAATCCCTCGATGCTCGACCACGTTTATTGCAAAGTGGTGACGTCATCGATTTATCTGGTACAAAAATGGAATTCGTTTTGGCTGCCAACTAA